The following are from one region of the Methanolacinia paynteri genome:
- a CDS encoding H+transporting two-sector ATPase subunit C, with protein sequence MVDTMTLEVAQASAVGFKAIGAGLAVGLAGMGTGLAQLGIGGAAVGATAENKEMFGLALLFTVIPETVVIFGLVVALLLLFT encoded by the coding sequence ATGGTTGATACAATGACACTTGAAGTGGCTCAGGCCTCGGCAGTAGGATTCAAAGCAATCGGTGCAGGTCTCGCAGTGGGTCTTGCAGGAATGGGTACCGGTCTTGCACAGCTCGGTATCGGTGGAGCAGCAGTAGGAGCAACCGCAGAGAACAAAGAGATGTTCGGTCTCGCACTTCTCTTCACGGTCATTCCGGAAACAGTCGTTATCTTTGGTCTTGTAG